The following proteins are co-located in the Diaphorobacter sp. HDW4B genome:
- a CDS encoding EthD family reductase produces the protein MTKVSILYPRAEGSTFDMDYYLTKHIPMCERLFGPALRKAEVDEGVGGGLPGSASPFVAAVHLYFDSVDAFYAAFGPHAAEILGDVPKYTNIKPLTQISKVR, from the coding sequence ATGACCAAGGTTTCGATTCTCTACCCTCGCGCCGAGGGCAGCACGTTCGACATGGACTACTACCTCACCAAGCACATTCCGATGTGCGAGCGCCTGTTCGGCCCCGCGCTGCGCAAGGCCGAGGTGGACGAGGGCGTGGGCGGTGGTCTTCCGGGCAGCGCCTCGCCGTTCGTGGCGGCGGTGCATCTGTACTTCGATTCGGTCGACGCGTTCTATGCAGCCTTCGGGCCGCATGCGGCGGAAATTCTGGGTGATGTGCCGAAGTACACGAACATCAAACCGCT
- a CDS encoding enoyl-CoA hydratase/isomerase family protein, with protein sequence MTEMTAEVLAEVRGQVGFITLNRAKALNALSLGMVRDLLDVLLQWQKDEKVLAVAIRGNGKEGAFGAFCAGGDIRFLHKAGSTGNPEIEDFFTEEYALNHLIHTLGKPYIAFMDGIVMGGGMGISQGGTARIVTERTKMAMPETIIGLFPDVGGGYFLSRCPGRVGEWLALTGDTINGASAIAANLADGFMPSDKQAGVWEQLGTEKFADGAAVQKFIASQYVAAGEGAIGNLTHIEKYFALPTAVEIVQALEKDGDEWCQKTAAALRKRSPLMLEVVLEQIRRARGMTLAEDLRMERDMVRHCFFLRPGQSETIEGIRALAVDKDHSPKWNPERVEDVKRDVVEAFFKSPWPAHSHPLAALA encoded by the coding sequence ATGACGGAGATGACGGCGGAAGTTCTGGCCGAAGTTCGTGGTCAGGTGGGCTTTATCACTCTCAATCGCGCCAAGGCGCTGAACGCGCTGTCGCTGGGCATGGTGCGTGATCTGCTGGACGTGCTGCTCCAATGGCAGAAGGATGAAAAGGTGCTGGCCGTGGCGATTCGCGGCAATGGCAAGGAAGGCGCGTTTGGCGCGTTCTGCGCGGGTGGCGATATCCGCTTTCTGCACAAGGCGGGCAGCACGGGCAATCCGGAAATCGAAGACTTCTTCACCGAAGAATACGCGCTCAATCACCTGATCCACACGCTGGGCAAGCCCTACATCGCGTTCATGGACGGCATCGTGATGGGCGGCGGCATGGGCATCAGCCAGGGCGGCACGGCGCGCATCGTGACCGAGCGCACCAAGATGGCCATGCCCGAAACCATCATCGGCCTGTTCCCTGACGTGGGCGGCGGCTACTTCCTCTCGCGTTGCCCCGGCCGTGTGGGCGAATGGCTGGCGCTGACCGGCGACACCATCAACGGTGCTTCCGCCATTGCAGCCAATCTGGCCGATGGCTTCATGCCATCCGACAAGCAGGCGGGCGTGTGGGAACAACTGGGCACCGAGAAGTTTGCCGACGGCGCTGCCGTGCAGAAGTTCATCGCATCGCAGTACGTGGCTGCGGGTGAGGGTGCCATCGGCAACCTCACGCACATCGAGAAGTATTTCGCGCTGCCGACCGCGGTCGAGATCGTTCAGGCGCTCGAAAAGGACGGCGACGAGTGGTGCCAGAAGACGGCTGCCGCGCTGCGCAAGCGTTCGCCGCTGATGCTGGAAGTGGTGCTGGAGCAGATCCGCCGCGCGCGCGGCATGACGCTGGCCGAAGACCTGCGCATGGAGCGCGACATGGTGCGTCACTGCTTCTTCCTGCGTCCCGGCCAGAGCGAAACCATCGAAGGCATTCGCGCGCTGGCGGTGGACAAGGACCACAGCCCGAAGTGGAATCCCGAGCGCGTCGAGGACGTGAAGCGCGACGTGGTCGAGGCCTTCTTCAAGAGCCCATGGCCCGCGCATTCGCATCCGCTGGCCGCACTGGCTTGA